A genomic region of Catalinimonas niigatensis contains the following coding sequences:
- a CDS encoding sensor histidine kinase — protein sequence MFKQIKIRNKLALVMIGLSCIVIGILSALFYLQFDTALKERVLLQLSSVKKLKVVQVENVLNSRIEAMKNILSQGDTASLSPYNQQLFDQLLFFQDQSSIYVNSHALLLPDTLNPNQIFIQDLTAENNEAVITLAFMVFDAKKYVVGIATLPEIQSILLERTGLGQSGESYLVGDDFRMRTQSRFFPDKKPTDIIAQTQGVEKALAEQSGEGIILDYRGIAVFSAYEKISIHGLDWVILSEIDYQEALFPLKSLRRNFYIILVIILSFVLIASYQLARLLVKPILRMEQNLNTMSRGILLEPQDNLRRKDEIGRMFQALNKLTNALNQTIDFAGKIGEGDFKAQYHPLSQEDKLGTALLQMKQKLKEYQENEAKLLKENQQSIINGEEQERSRLSKEIHDGLGPLLTSLRLSIQTVSLDDIHKKQLLQTLDETIRETRRMSNNLMPSVLEDFGAGEAIGNLVDQLNHSTPIHIRYHKDTLEESVIPKKVNIALYRIAQEALNNAIKHANATEVRISLTEFEEHVSLFISDNGSGFDQNTVFSGHGLRNMRERAKLVDGTMDIRSESKGTSIEVEIPL from the coding sequence ATGTTCAAACAGATAAAAATTAGAAACAAACTGGCACTGGTGATGATCGGCTTATCATGTATTGTCATTGGCATTCTCAGTGCACTGTTCTATCTTCAGTTTGACACTGCTTTAAAGGAAAGGGTTTTGCTTCAGCTATCCTCCGTTAAGAAACTGAAAGTAGTACAGGTTGAAAATGTGCTGAATAGCAGAATTGAAGCGATGAAAAATATACTCTCTCAGGGCGATACCGCTTCACTCAGCCCCTACAATCAACAGCTTTTTGATCAGCTACTTTTTTTCCAGGACCAAAGCTCTATTTACGTAAATTCCCACGCACTGCTTCTTCCCGACACCTTAAACCCAAACCAAATTTTTATTCAGGACCTGACGGCTGAGAACAATGAGGCTGTAATTACCCTTGCCTTCATGGTTTTTGATGCTAAAAAGTATGTGGTGGGCATAGCTACACTTCCAGAAATACAATCCATTCTGCTGGAAAGAACCGGCCTGGGACAAAGCGGAGAATCCTATCTGGTGGGTGATGATTTTAGGATGCGTACTCAGTCCCGTTTTTTTCCTGATAAAAAACCTACCGATATCATCGCCCAAACTCAAGGTGTGGAAAAGGCTTTGGCAGAGCAGTCTGGTGAAGGAATTATTTTGGATTACCGAGGCATAGCAGTGTTTAGTGCTTACGAAAAAATCAGTATACACGGGCTGGACTGGGTAATCCTTTCAGAAATTGATTATCAGGAAGCTCTTTTTCCACTAAAAAGCCTCAGAAGAAATTTTTATATCATCCTGGTCATCATCCTCTCTTTTGTACTGATAGCATCTTATCAGCTGGCACGACTGCTGGTAAAGCCTATACTCCGGATGGAGCAGAATTTAAATACCATGTCCAGGGGAATATTGCTTGAACCACAAGACAATTTGCGTAGAAAAGATGAAATCGGCCGCATGTTTCAGGCTTTGAATAAGCTCACGAATGCCCTGAACCAGACCATTGATTTTGCCGGAAAAATCGGAGAAGGTGATTTTAAGGCGCAGTATCATCCGTTGAGCCAGGAAGATAAGTTGGGCACAGCCTTGCTACAGATGAAGCAAAAATTAAAAGAATACCAGGAGAATGAAGCAAAGTTGCTAAAAGAAAATCAACAATCTATCATCAATGGCGAGGAACAAGAACGATCAAGGTTATCCAAAGAGATACACGATGGGCTGGGGCCCCTGCTTACCAGTTTGCGACTTAGCATACAAACAGTCTCTCTGGATGATATTCATAAAAAACAACTTCTCCAGACTCTGGATGAAACCATCAGGGAAACACGCCGCATGTCCAACAACCTGATGCCCAGCGTATTGGAAGACTTTGGTGCCGGAGAGGCAATCGGAAATCTGGTAGACCAGCTAAACCACAGTACTCCAATCCATATTCGTTATCACAAGGACACTTTAGAGGAATCTGTTATACCAAAAAAGGTGAACATCGCCCTTTATAGAATTGCCCAGGAGGCTTTGAATAATGCGATTAAACATGCCAACGCAACTGAAGTCAGGATTTCTCTCACAGAGTTTGAAGAACATGTGAGCCTGTTTATTTCTGATAATGGTTCAGGCTTTGATCAGAATACAGTATTTTCAGGACATGGATTGAGAAATATGCGGGAACGGGCTAAACTTGTAGATGGCACAATGGATATC